The following proteins come from a genomic window of Methanosarcina sp. MTP4:
- a CDS encoding PspA/IM30 family protein — protein MGLINRMETVFKSKMNKVLNRMEDPRETLDYSYEKQLEMLQDVKRGVAEVTTSKKRLQLQRAKLMQSVGKLDSQAKDAVTADREDLARMALERKAALMQQVEGIDIEIAELEKQQEKLIASEKRLSTKVEIFRTRKESIKAGYSAAEAQVRINESVTGISEEMADVGLAIERAENKTEEMKARAEAIDELMEIGTLEDLTGPQDDIERELAKISAQTSIESELARLKAEAGKEPEKPEGKEAGKGAEK, from the coding sequence ATGGGGTTAATCAACCGAATGGAAACGGTCTTCAAGTCGAAGATGAACAAAGTGCTCAACAGGATGGAAGATCCCAGGGAAACACTGGACTATTCCTATGAAAAACAACTCGAAATGCTTCAAGACGTAAAACGGGGAGTTGCCGAGGTGACCACCTCAAAAAAGCGCCTCCAGCTCCAGCGGGCAAAACTGATGCAGAGCGTGGGCAAACTTGACTCTCAGGCAAAAGACGCGGTCACGGCTGACAGGGAAGACCTTGCAAGGATGGCCCTTGAAAGGAAAGCCGCCCTCATGCAGCAGGTAGAGGGTATTGACATTGAAATCGCCGAGCTTGAGAAGCAGCAAGAAAAGCTCATTGCCTCCGAAAAGCGCCTCTCCACCAAGGTCGAGATCTTCAGGACCCGGAAAGAGTCCATAAAAGCCGGGTATTCCGCAGCTGAAGCCCAGGTCCGGATCAACGAGTCCGTAACCGGGATCAGCGAAGAGATGGCGGACGTGGGGCTTGCAATCGAGAGGGCCGAAAACAAGACAGAAGAAATGAAAGCCCGGGCAGAGGCCATCGACGAGCTCATGGAAATCGGGACCCTGGAAGACCTTACAGGCCCTCAGGACGATATCGAACGGGAACTTGCAAAAATCAGTGCCCAGACAAGCATTGAGTCCGAACTCGCCAGGCTCAAAGCCGAAGCAGGCAAAGAACCCGAAAAACCAGAAGGCAAAGAAGCAGGCAAGGGGGCAGAGAAATGA
- the htpX gene encoding zinc metalloprotease HtpX: MKRKWEQDWGLQGRMLFTMFLLAAVYLFFLVFLSYYGAPPTFMLLFIGAFMAIQYFYSDRMVLWTTGAHIVSEIEAPRLHETITRLCAIADIPKPRVAIVDTPVPNAFATGRSPSNAVVAVTTGILDKLTPAELEAVLAHELSHVKNRDVMVMTIASFISTIAFYFVRYSLYFGSGGQRRNGGSILLVWLVSLGVWLLSFLLIRALSRYREFSADRGSAVITGQPSNLASALMKISGVMQKVPTEDLRKVEGMNAFFIIPALSGSSFMNLFSTHPPVEQRLAALEKIQKELA; the protein is encoded by the coding sequence ATGAAACGGAAATGGGAACAGGACTGGGGTTTACAGGGCAGGATGCTTTTTACAATGTTTCTTCTGGCGGCAGTTTATCTTTTTTTCCTGGTTTTTCTCTCTTACTACGGGGCACCGCCCACGTTCATGCTGCTCTTTATAGGGGCTTTCATGGCAATCCAGTACTTTTACTCGGACAGGATGGTACTCTGGACGACAGGGGCTCATATTGTTTCCGAAATTGAGGCTCCACGCCTGCACGAGACAATCACGAGGCTCTGTGCTATTGCCGATATCCCTAAGCCAAGGGTTGCCATTGTGGATACTCCGGTCCCAAACGCCTTTGCCACAGGCAGAAGCCCCAGTAATGCCGTGGTTGCAGTCACCACCGGGATCCTGGATAAACTGACTCCTGCCGAACTCGAAGCCGTGCTTGCCCACGAACTGAGCCATGTCAAGAACCGGGACGTGATGGTTATGACCATTGCCAGTTTTATTTCTACCATAGCGTTCTATTTTGTCCGCTACAGCCTCTACTTCGGAAGTGGGGGGCAGAGGCGGAACGGTGGGAGCATTCTTCTGGTCTGGCTCGTCTCCCTGGGAGTCTGGCTGCTCAGTTTCCTTTTGATCCGTGCTCTTTCCCGCTACCGGGAGTTTTCCGCAGACCGGGGCTCGGCAGTTATCACGGGGCAGCCTTCGAACCTGGCTTCCGCCCTGATGAAAATCAGCGGGGTGATGCAAAAAGTCCCCACGGAAGACCTCCGGAAGGTCGAGGGGATGAATGCCTTTTTCATTATCCCGGCCCTTTCCGGCTCTTCGTTCATGAACCTCTTTTCCACCCATCCTCCGGTGGAACAGCGGCTTGCAGCCCTTGAGAAGATCCAGAAGGAGTTGGCCTGA
- a CDS encoding universal stress protein, protein MGNLFKKILIATDGSENARRAVSHGIDIAKVSGAEVYAVYVVSDEHAKVSGKVMGWAEPFEEYLTDRGELATADVEKAGKGAEVKVELVLLKGSPAEQILDYAEKNGIDLIVMGTQGLTGIKRFLIGSVAENVVRHSKVPVIVVR, encoded by the coding sequence ATGGGGAATCTTTTCAAAAAAATCCTGATTGCAACTGATGGTTCGGAAAACGCCAGAAGAGCTGTTTCTCATGGAATAGATATTGCGAAGGTAAGCGGTGCTGAAGTGTACGCTGTGTACGTCGTTTCCGATGAGCATGCAAAAGTTTCGGGAAAAGTTATGGGCTGGGCCGAACCTTTTGAGGAATATCTGACTGATAGAGGGGAACTTGCGACTGCAGATGTTGAAAAAGCCGGAAAAGGAGCTGAAGTCAAGGTGGAGCTGGTATTGCTGAAAGGTAGCCCTGCCGAACAAATCCTTGACTATGCAGAGAAAAACGGTATTGACCTGATAGTGATGGGCACACAGGGTTTGACAGGAATTAAAAGGTTCCTTATCGGCAGTGTGGCAGAGAATGTTGTTCGGCACTCAAAAGTTCCGGTAATTGTTGTGCGTTGA